CAACCGCAGTCGGTGCCGCTGGCCACCGTCGCGATTATCGACGCCGATCAGGTGTTTACGAACTCGCTTTACGGGCGGCGCGTGCTGGACGATATCCAGCAGCAGACCGACGCGCTTGAAGCCGAAAACGCCCGCATTGCCGATGCGCTGACCGAAGAGGAAAAGAGCCTCGCCGAGCGCCGCGAACTGATGTCCCCCGAAAACTTCCGTGACGCAGCCGACGCATTTGACGAGCGTGTGCAGGGCATCCGCGTGGCCCGTGACGCCAAAGAAGAGGCGCTGAAGCAGCAGCTTGCCAATGCACGCGCGGCTTTTGACGACGCGGTCCGTCCGATCCTTGGCGAATTGATGCAGGAACGCCGCGCGACCGTGCTGATGGCCCGCCGCGATGTGATCCTTTATTTCGGCTCGGCCGACATTACCGCGCCCGCCATTGCACTGATTGACGAACGCCTCGGCGACGGCAGCGATCTGACCGAACCTGCCGCAGAGTAACGCCTCGCGCTTGCCCACAGAGGGGCGAGTTGGTACTGAACCCGCAAGTTACAGACTGTCCCGCCATAAGGACCAATAATATGACCGAAGCCGTCACCACCGCCGATATCGCCCTGATCCAGCGCATTATTCCGCACCGCTACCCGTTCCTGCTGGTAGACAAGGTTGTCGATATCAACGGCACCCAGTCCGGCAAGGGCATCAAGAACGTCACCATGAACGAGCCGCACTTCACAGGCCACTTCCCCGATCAGCCGGTCATGCCGGGCGTTCTGATTGTCGAAGCCATGGCGCAGACCGCTGGCGTGATGGTCGGTGCGGCTCTGGGTATGGCCGACAAGAACATGAAGGTCTACTTCATGGCCATCGACGGCGTGAAGTTCCGCCGCATGGTCGTTCCGGGCGATGTTCTGGAAATGCAGATCGAAACCACCCGCGGCAAGCCGGGCGGCAAGGTCTGGAAATTCAAAGGCGTTGCCACAGTTGAAGGTGAGATGGCCGCAGAGGCAGAGTTCACCGCAATGATGGACATGACCGCACAATGACCGCCAACATCCACCCCAGCGCCGTTATCGAGGACGGAGCCGTCATCGGCCCCGATTGCATCGTCGGTCCGTTCTGCCTCGTCGGGGCAGAGGTCGTGCTGGGGCGGGGCGTTGTCCTGAAATCCCACGTTGTCGTCACGGGCGACACGCATATCGGCGACGAAACCGAAGTGTTTCCGTTCTCCGTCATCGGTGAAATCCCGCAGGATCTGAAATTCGGCGGCGAGAAGACCCGTCTGCGTATTGGCGCCCGCAACCGCATCCGCGAGCATGTGACCGTCAACACCGGCACCGCAGGCGGCGGCAGCGAAACCCGCATCGGCGACGATTGTCTGCTGATGGCAGGCTGCCACGTTGCGCACGACGCGCAGGTCGGCGACCGCGTCATCATCGTGAACAGCTCGGCTGTCGCGGGTCACTGTCATATCGAGGATGATGTCATCATCGGCGGCCTCTGCGGTATCCACCAGTGGGTGCGCATCGGGCAGGGTGCTATCATCGGCGCGCTGACGATGGTGACGAACGACGTCATCCCGCACGCTCTGGTTCAAGGCCCTCGCGGCAAGCTCGACGGGTTGAACCTCGTCGGTCTTAAGCGCAAAGGCGTCGCCCGTTCGGACATCACCGCCCTGCGCGCCGCGTTCCAGATGCTGAAGGACGGCGAGGGCACGTTCCTCGACCGCGCGCATCGCCTCAAGGACGAGACGGAGAGCGATTACGTCAAGCAGATGGTCGATTTCATCCTCGGTGATACCGATCGCAACTTCCTGACGCCGTCCTGATGATCGCGATTATCGCGGGCACGGGCGCTCTGCCGTCGGCGCTGGTCAAGGCGTTGATGGAGCAGGGGACGCGACCCCTCATCTGCGCGATGGCGGGGTTTGAGCCCACCGTGCCTGCGGAATTGGAGCGGATCGACTTCCGTCTCGAAACCCTCGGCACACTGCTGGAGACGCTGAAAACGAAGCGCGTCACCGAGGTCTGCTTCGCCGGCGCCGTCCGCCGTCCAGAGGTCGATCCCGCCGCCATCGACGCGCTGACCCTGCCGCTGGTCCCGCGCATCCAGCAGGCGCTGAAGCCCGGCGACGACAGCGCGCTCCGCACGATCATCCGGATCTTCGAAGAACACGGCCTCACCGTCCTCGCCGCCCACGAGATTGCGCCCGATCTGCTGCCGCCCAGCGGAGTGCTGACAGACGCGGGCCTCCCCGAGAACGCCGAGGCCGACGCCATTTTCGCCACCAGCCACGTCGCCGACATGGGCCGCCGCGATGTCGGTCAGGCGTGCGTGGTGCTGAACGGCGCGTTGATCGCGGAGGAGGGCCCCGACGGCACCGACGCGATGATCCGCTCGTTGAACTCCGAAGGCATCCTCTTCAAAGCCCCGAAGCCTGATCAGGACCGCCGCATCGACCTGCCTGTCATCGGCCCTGACACGGCGCAAAACGCGGCCCGAGCGGGCCTCAGCGGTATCGTCATCGAAGCGGGCGGCGTCATGGTCATGCACCTTCGGGCCGCCCTCGACATTCTCAACGCCAACGGCATGTTCCTCTGGGTGCGCGAACAATGAAGGTCTTTATCCTCGCAGGTGAACCCTCTGGCGACCGCCTCGGCGGCGCGCTCATGGCGGGTCTCAAGGAACTCCGCCCCGACGTGGCGTTTGCAGGCATCGGCGGCGAGATGATGCAGGCCGAGGGCCTCACCAGCCAGTTCCCGATGGAGGAACTGTCGGTCATGGGCATTGCAGAGGTGCTGCCGAAATACTTCCACCTCAAGCGCCGCATCCGCGAAACCGCCGACGCTGTACTGGCAATGAAGCCCGACGTGATGATCACCATCGACGCGCCCGATTTCTCGCTGCGCGTCGCGAAACTGGTGAAGGAAGCGTCCGACACCCGCACCGTCCACTACGTCGCTCCGACCGTCTGGGCGTGGCGTCCGAAGCGGGCGCAGAAGATGGCTAAGGTCATCGACCACGTCCTTGCGCTCTTCCCGTTCGAGCCGCCCTACATGGAAGCTGCGGGCATGGACTGCGATTTTGTCGGGCATCCCGTCGTCACCGAACCGCAAGCGACCGAGGCCGAAGCGCAAGCCTTCCGCGCCGCGCACAACATCGGTGACGCCCCGCTGGTCCTCGTCCTGCCCGGATCGCGTACCGGAGAGGTCACGCGCCTCGCGCCGATCTTCGGTCCCGCCATTACAGAGGTCGCCAGACAGAAACCGGACGCCAAGTTCGTCCTCCCATGCGCCCGCCATGTCGCGCCCAAGGTCGCCGAACTCACCGCGGATTGGCCCGTCAAACCGATCCTGCTTGACCCGAACCAAGGGAGCACGCCGGATGAAAAACGCGCCGCCTTCCGCGCCGCCGATGTAGCGCTCGCAGCATCGGGCACGGTCTCGCTGGAACTTGCCGCCGCCAATACGCCGATGGTGATTGCTTACAAATTCAACGCAATCACCCAATATCTCATCGAGCGCATGGCCCTGATCGACACCTTCACGCTCGTGAACCTTGTTAGCGAAACTCGCGCCGTGCCCGAATTCGTCGGCAAAAACTGCCTGCCCGAGAAAATCGCCCCCGCGATCCTCCAAACACTGGCTAATCCGCAGCCCCAGCGCGACGCGATGGCCACCACCATGGACCGGCTCGGCAAAGGTGGCGAAAGACCCGGCCTCAGAGCCGCGCGCGCAATTCTCGCGCGGATGCCCTGATTTCATTCTGACAGAAATACCTCGGGGGAATTGGCCGCAGGCCAAGGGGGCAGAGCCCCAATGAAAAAGGGCGCCTCAGCGCCCTTTCCAGATCCAGCCACCACCGAGGATGCGGCTGCTGTCATTCTCGTAGAACACACACGCCTGACCAGGCGAGACGCCTTCTTCCGGCGTCAGCAGTTCCACTTCTGCCTCGGTCGCCGAAATCGGACGCAGGATCGCCGGCGCGGGCGGACGGGTCGAGCGGACCTTCACCGAAATCTCGCGCTCACCGCTGTCCATGAAATCGCCGTTGCCCAGCCAATTCACTTCGCGGATCGGCACGGTGCGGGTCGCCAGTAGCTCTTTCGGACCAACGACAACGCGCTTGTTGTCCACGTCGAGCTTCACGACATACAGCGGATCGGCAAGACCGCCGATGCCCAGACCGCGGCGCTGACCGATGGTGTAATGGATGACGCCGCGGTGCTCGCCCAGCACATTACCGTCCTGATCCACGATCTCGCCCGGTTCGGCCGCACCGGGGCGCAACTTTTCGATGACCGAGGCGTAGTTGCCGTTCGGCACAAAACAGATGTCCTGACTGTCGGGCTTGTCCGCAACGGGCAGGCCGTATTTTGCGGCCAGCGCGCGGGTCTCGGCCTTCGACTTCAGATGTCCCAGCGGGAAGCGCAGGTAGGATAGCTGCTCGGGCGTGGTCGAGAACAGGAAATAGCTCTGGTCGCGGTTCGCATCGGCGGCGCAGTGCAGTTCGGGCCCGATCTCGCCATCGAAACGCTGGATGTAATGGCCGGTCGCCATGCAGTCCGCGTCGAGATCCCTGGCGGTTTGCAGCAGGTCCTTGAACTTCACACGCTCGTTGCAGCGGATGCAGGGCACGGGCGTCGCGCCGGCCAGATAGCTGTCCGCGAATTCGTCGATCACCGCTTCCTGAAAGATGTTCTCGTAGTCCAGCACATAGTGCGGGAAGCCCATCTGTTCGGCCACGCGGCGCGCATCGTGGATATCGCGGCCCGCACAGCAGGCACCTTTTTTCGCCAGCGCCGCGCCGTGGTCGTAGAGTTGCAGCGTCACGCCGACAACGTCGTAGCCTTCTTCTGCGAGCTGCGCGGCAACAACCGACGAGTCAACGCCGCCCGACATGGCAACAACCACGCGGGTTTCAGAAGGCGGCTTGGCAAAGCCGAGCGAGTTCAGCGGGTGATCGAGGGACATCTTCGACTCCGGTCCAGTAAAGTCCGACGGAATATATGAAAATGCGAGGTACTCTCAAGGGGCGGTTTCACCCCTCGTTAAGCCGTGATCGCACAATGTGCTGCAATAGAGCGAACATAAGGGGTAAAAATGTTTTTGAAAAAGCCGATGGGCCCGCGCGCGGTCACACTTCCCGATGGCCGAAAACTCACGCGCGGCGATCTGCCTGCGCCCGATACCAGCCGCTGGGTCGCGTCCCGCAAGGCGCTGGTGGTGGAGGCTGTGGTCTTTGGCCTGCTGACAAAATCCGAAGCGGCCGGGGTATGGAACCTGTCCGAAGCGGAGCTCGAAGAATGGATCAGTGCCCACACAATGCATGGCGCAAAAGGGCTGCGGACGACAGCGCTACAAAAATATAGACAACCCAAAGGAGAGTGTGCATAAATATTTCGTACAGTAACGAGAAATTAACCAGTGTGCGGGTAGACAAAGGAAGGTAACCAACTAACGGAGGACAGCGGATGCGTGTTCTACTTGTCGAGGACGATCCGACGACTGCCAAGAGCATCGAGATGATGCTGACCCATGCCAACCTGAACGTCTACACGACGGACCTGGGCGAAGAGGGCATCGATCTGGCGAAGCTTTACGACTACGACATGATCCTCCTCGATCTGAACCTTCCTGACATGAACGGCCATGAAGTCCTGCGCCAGCTGCGCCTCGGTCGTGTCGAAACCCCCATTCTGATCCTCTCGGGCGAAGACGGAACCGAAAGCAAGCTTCGCGGTTTCGGCTTTGGCGCGGACGATTATCTGACCAAGCCGTTCCACCGCGAAGAACTGATCGCTCGCATCCACGCGATCGTGCGCCGCTCCAAGGGTCACGCGCAGTCGATGATCCGAACCGGCGCGATCAACGTCAATCTGGATGCGAAGACGGTGGATGTCGGCGGAAAGCCTGTGCATCTGACCGGCAAGGAATACCAGATGCTGGAGCTTCTCTCGCTCCGCAAAGGGACGACGCTGACCAAAGAGATGTTCCTCAACCACCTTTATGGCGGCATGGACGAGCCCGAGCTCAAGATCATCGACGTCTTTATCTGCAAGCTCCGCAAGAAGCTGGCTACCGCCACGGGCGGCGAAAGCTGCATCGAAACGGTCTGGGGCCGCGGGTACGTGCTGCGCGATCCCGAAGCGATGGATGACGCCCCGCAACTGGCCGCGACTGCATAAATTTCTGCGCCGGACTCTCTGGACGGGCCCATGGTCGCCCCCTAGAACGTTTACAGAACCGCGCGG
Above is a window of Marivivens aquimaris DNA encoding:
- the ctrA gene encoding response regulator transcription factor CtrA, which gives rise to MRVLLVEDDPTTAKSIEMMLTHANLNVYTTDLGEEGIDLAKLYDYDMILLDLNLPDMNGHEVLRQLRLGRVETPILILSGEDGTESKLRGFGFGADDYLTKPFHREELIARIHAIVRRSKGHAQSMIRTGAINVNLDAKTVDVGGKPVHLTGKEYQMLELLSLRKGTTLTKEMFLNHLYGGMDEPELKIIDVFICKLRKKLATATGGESCIETVWGRGYVLRDPEAMDDAPQLAATA
- a CDS encoding LpxI family protein; the protein is MIAIIAGTGALPSALVKALMEQGTRPLICAMAGFEPTVPAELERIDFRLETLGTLLETLKTKRVTEVCFAGAVRRPEVDPAAIDALTLPLVPRIQQALKPGDDSALRTIIRIFEEHGLTVLAAHEIAPDLLPPSGVLTDAGLPENAEADAIFATSHVADMGRRDVGQACVVLNGALIAEEGPDGTDAMIRSLNSEGILFKAPKPDQDRRIDLPVIGPDTAQNAARAGLSGIVIEAGGVMVMHLRAALDILNANGMFLWVREQ
- the sciP gene encoding CtrA inhibitor SciP, which codes for MFLKKPMGPRAVTLPDGRKLTRGDLPAPDTSRWVASRKALVVEAVVFGLLTKSEAAGVWNLSEAELEEWISAHTMHGAKGLRTTALQKYRQPKGECA
- the lpxB gene encoding lipid-A-disaccharide synthase codes for the protein MKVFILAGEPSGDRLGGALMAGLKELRPDVAFAGIGGEMMQAEGLTSQFPMEELSVMGIAEVLPKYFHLKRRIRETADAVLAMKPDVMITIDAPDFSLRVAKLVKEASDTRTVHYVAPTVWAWRPKRAQKMAKVIDHVLALFPFEPPYMEAAGMDCDFVGHPVVTEPQATEAEAQAFRAAHNIGDAPLVLVLPGSRTGEVTRLAPIFGPAITEVARQKPDAKFVLPCARHVAPKVAELTADWPVKPILLDPNQGSTPDEKRAAFRAADVALAASGTVSLELAAANTPMVIAYKFNAITQYLIERMALIDTFTLVNLVSETRAVPEFVGKNCLPEKIAPAILQTLANPQPQRDAMATTMDRLGKGGERPGLRAARAILARMP
- a CDS encoding OmpH family outer membrane protein; its protein translation is MLRIAAYLLIAALSSGAAFAQEQPQPQSVPLATVAIIDADQVFTNSLYGRRVLDDIQQQTDALEAENARIADALTEEEKSLAERRELMSPENFRDAADAFDERVQGIRVARDAKEEALKQQLANARAAFDDAVRPILGELMQERRATVLMARRDVILYFGSADITAPAIALIDERLGDGSDLTEPAAE
- the lpxA gene encoding acyl-ACP--UDP-N-acetylglucosamine O-acyltransferase; this translates as MTANIHPSAVIEDGAVIGPDCIVGPFCLVGAEVVLGRGVVLKSHVVVTGDTHIGDETEVFPFSVIGEIPQDLKFGGEKTRLRIGARNRIREHVTVNTGTAGGGSETRIGDDCLLMAGCHVAHDAQVGDRVIIVNSSAVAGHCHIEDDVIIGGLCGIHQWVRIGQGAIIGALTMVTNDVIPHALVQGPRGKLDGLNLVGLKRKGVARSDITALRAAFQMLKDGEGTFLDRAHRLKDETESDYVKQMVDFILGDTDRNFLTPS
- the fabZ gene encoding 3-hydroxyacyl-ACP dehydratase FabZ is translated as MTEAVTTADIALIQRIIPHRYPFLLVDKVVDINGTQSGKGIKNVTMNEPHFTGHFPDQPVMPGVLIVEAMAQTAGVMVGAALGMADKNMKVYFMAIDGVKFRRMVVPGDVLEMQIETTRGKPGGKVWKFKGVATVEGEMAAEAEFTAMMDMTAQ
- the mnmA gene encoding tRNA 2-thiouridine(34) synthase MnmA gives rise to the protein MSLDHPLNSLGFAKPPSETRVVVAMSGGVDSSVVAAQLAEEGYDVVGVTLQLYDHGAALAKKGACCAGRDIHDARRVAEQMGFPHYVLDYENIFQEAVIDEFADSYLAGATPVPCIRCNERVKFKDLLQTARDLDADCMATGHYIQRFDGEIGPELHCAADANRDQSYFLFSTTPEQLSYLRFPLGHLKSKAETRALAAKYGLPVADKPDSQDICFVPNGNYASVIEKLRPGAAEPGEIVDQDGNVLGEHRGVIHYTIGQRRGLGIGGLADPLYVVKLDVDNKRVVVGPKELLATRTVPIREVNWLGNGDFMDSGEREISVKVRSTRPPAPAILRPISATEAEVELLTPEEGVSPGQACVFYENDSSRILGGGWIWKGR